One stretch of Micromonospora echinospora DNA includes these proteins:
- a CDS encoding ABC transporter ATP-binding protein, which translates to MAIKATARRAQTQAPASVSEDSWIEIDGLDKEYRPRKSAPTLALSDINLTVRRGEFISVVGPSGCGKTTLLKILAGLSPKTGGAVRIAGRDVTKPLPEVGMVFQAPTLLPWRTIFDNVMVPAEIQRLDPRRHRERAQQLLEMVGLNGFEQKYPHELSGGMQQRAGICRALVHDPAVLLMDEPFGALDAMTREYMNVELLRIWQESNQTIVLVTHSIPEAVFLSDRVVVLSPRPGRIAEVLDIDLERPRDLGIMSSDRAGVYVERIRRHFNAAGVID; encoded by the coding sequence ATGGCCATCAAGGCGACGGCCCGCCGGGCGCAGACGCAGGCTCCGGCATCGGTGTCGGAAGACTCCTGGATCGAGATCGACGGGCTGGACAAGGAGTACCGGCCCCGAAAGTCGGCACCGACCCTGGCGCTGAGCGACATCAACCTGACGGTACGTCGCGGCGAGTTCATCTCGGTCGTGGGACCGTCCGGGTGCGGCAAGACCACTTTGCTGAAGATCCTCGCCGGGCTCAGCCCGAAGACCGGCGGCGCGGTAAGGATCGCCGGGCGGGACGTGACGAAGCCCCTTCCCGAGGTCGGGATGGTGTTCCAGGCACCGACGCTGCTGCCCTGGCGCACCATCTTCGACAACGTGATGGTGCCGGCGGAGATCCAGCGACTGGATCCCCGCCGGCACCGGGAACGCGCGCAGCAACTGCTCGAGATGGTCGGTCTCAACGGCTTCGAGCAGAAGTACCCGCACGAGCTCAGCGGCGGCATGCAGCAGCGGGCCGGCATCTGCCGCGCGCTCGTGCACGACCCGGCGGTGCTGCTGATGGACGAGCCGTTCGGCGCGCTGGACGCGATGACCCGCGAGTACATGAACGTGGAGCTGCTGCGCATCTGGCAGGAGAGCAACCAGACGATCGTGCTGGTCACGCACTCCATCCCGGAGGCGGTCTTCCTCTCCGACCGGGTGGTCGTGCTCAGCCCCCGGCCGGGCCGCATCGCGGAGGTCCTGGACATCGACCTGGAGCGGCCGCGTGACCTCGGCATCATGTCGTCCGACCGGGCCGGGGTCTACGTGGAACGGATCCGCCGACACTTCAACGCCGCCGGCGTAATCGACTGA
- a CDS encoding ABC transporter substrate-binding protein has product MKRKWALLPAALAATLVLSACGGGSDDDAGGDEGKEAKLTLAIASAVIGPKEEVAVYAVAKELGYFAEEKLTVDTINTDGSVAALQAVASGSGDITPADAGSVLGAAEKNVPVKAVGGLVQNWPWVMAVKPDSPVTGGADLRGKKIGVISLASGSAPYARAYVKAAGLDPAKDVELLPVGVGAQAAAALNDGKVDMLALYTQAYAVIENAGTQLKYLTNPDVFSGIRSLTFSVGARDFDAKKDSYERFLRAAYKAMLFSAKNPEAAMKIGYKVFPQILAGKSADERLKADTESLAAWLKTATPASGEPEQFADWGAISDDEWAKTQAYTKEAGQISGDVDLKKLWDPSLLSGANNFDKAAVLSKAANYTA; this is encoded by the coding sequence ATGAAACGGAAGTGGGCACTGCTCCCGGCGGCTCTGGCCGCCACGCTGGTTCTCTCCGCCTGCGGCGGCGGCTCCGACGACGACGCCGGCGGCGACGAGGGCAAGGAGGCGAAGCTGACCCTGGCCATCGCCTCGGCCGTCATCGGCCCGAAGGAGGAAGTGGCCGTCTACGCGGTCGCCAAGGAACTCGGCTACTTCGCCGAGGAGAAGCTGACCGTCGACACGATCAACACCGACGGCTCGGTCGCCGCCCTCCAGGCGGTCGCCTCCGGCAGCGGCGACATCACCCCGGCCGACGCCGGCTCGGTGCTCGGCGCGGCGGAGAAGAACGTGCCGGTCAAGGCCGTCGGCGGCCTGGTGCAGAACTGGCCGTGGGTGATGGCGGTCAAGCCCGACTCCCCGGTCACCGGCGGCGCGGACCTGCGCGGCAAGAAGATCGGCGTGATCAGCCTGGCCTCCGGCTCGGCCCCGTACGCCCGCGCCTACGTCAAGGCGGCCGGGCTGGACCCGGCCAAGGACGTCGAGCTGCTGCCGGTCGGCGTCGGCGCCCAGGCCGCCGCCGCGCTCAACGACGGCAAGGTCGACATGCTGGCGCTCTACACCCAGGCGTACGCGGTCATCGAGAACGCCGGCACCCAGCTGAAGTACCTGACCAACCCGGACGTGTTCTCCGGCATCCGGTCGCTCACCTTCAGCGTCGGCGCCCGTGACTTCGACGCCAAGAAGGACTCGTACGAGCGGTTCCTGCGCGCGGCGTACAAGGCGATGCTCTTCTCGGCCAAGAACCCCGAGGCCGCCATGAAGATCGGCTACAAGGTCTTCCCGCAGATCCTCGCCGGCAAGTCCGCCGACGAGCGGCTCAAGGCGGACACCGAGAGCCTCGCCGCCTGGCTGAAGACGGCCACGCCGGCCAGCGGTGAGCCGGAGCAGTTCGCCGACTGGGGCGCGATCAGCGACGACGAGTGGGCGAAGACCCAGGCGTACACCAAGGAGGCCGGCCAGATCTCCGGTGACGTCGACCTGAAGAAGCTCTGGGACCCGAGCCTGCTCTCCGGCGCGAACAACTTCGACAAGGCCGCGGTGCTGAGCAAGGCCGCGAACTACACCGCCTAG